Below is a genomic region from Verrucomicrobiota bacterium.
GCCATGATGCCTTCGACGATTTCAGGAGCGGAATTACTGCGGGTGTTGTTCGTGCCGATCATCAGGACGATCACCCTGGGTTTGATGCCGTCCAGCTCGCCATTCTGCAACCGCCACAACACATACCGCCACAACACATGCTCGGTGCGGTCGGCGGAAATGCCAAAGTCCGCCGCCTTGAGCGGGACGTAACGTTCCTGCCAGAGTTTTTGGTTGCGCCAGCCGTCGGTGATGGAATCGCCGACGAACAGCACATCGATGCCGCCCTCTTTGGCTTGCGCTACGAATCCTTCGTGTCGTTTGAGCCAGCCGGCCTCGCGCGGAACGGGTTTGATGGCCGTGTTGCCTGCCGGACTGGTTTGTGGGTCGGCGGCGCACGTTGTCCGTGC
It encodes:
- a CDS encoding GDSL family lipase, with the protein product MQKSLAARSFLVTFALCTLVARTTCAADPQTSPAGNTAIKPVPREAGWLKRHEGFVAQAKEGGIDVLFVGDSITDGWRNQKLWQERYVPLKAADFGISADRTEHVLWRYVLWRLQNGELDGIKPRVIVLMIGTNNTRSNSAPEIVEGIMAIVKEFRTRLPQSKILLLGIFPRDAQPNTPNRVKIKEINSSIARLDDGKLVKYLDIGDKFLEPDGTMSKEVMPDYLHPNANGYQIWADAMQDSLMSLLK